The following are encoded together in the Flavobacterium sp. TR2 genome:
- a CDS encoding DinB family protein, with product MKAAELLDTEYSGHFGTYVKAAGDGILIEQLEISLHEFIRFVQNIPMDKFDYRYAEGKWTIKDIIQHIIDTERIFAYRALRFSRNDKTPLPSFEENDYAENTNSNSRSIQDLLTEFSAVRHSTLLFYKSLSDEQLKRIGTASNNQISVRALGFVMIGHQKHHQKVFEERYL from the coding sequence ATGAAAGCAGCAGAATTATTAGACACTGAATATTCAGGGCATTTTGGTACGTATGTCAAAGCCGCTGGCGATGGAATTTTAATCGAACAATTAGAAATTTCACTTCACGAGTTTATCCGATTTGTGCAAAACATTCCAATGGATAAGTTTGATTATCGTTACGCGGAAGGGAAGTGGACAATAAAAGATATTATTCAGCATATTATTGATACCGAACGAATTTTTGCCTACCGCGCTTTGCGTTTTTCGAGAAATGATAAAACGCCTTTGCCAAGTTTTGAAGAAAATGATTATGCAGAAAACACCAATTCAAATAGCAGAAGCATTCAAGATTTATTAACTGAATTTTCTGCGGTAAGACACTCAACTTTACTATTTTACAAAAGCTTATCTGACGAACAGCTTAAAAGAATTGGCACAGCATCTAACAATCAAATTTCGGTTCGTGCCTTAGGTTTTGTCATGATTGGACATCAAAAGCATCATCAGAAAGTTTTTGAAGAGAGATATTTGTAA
- a CDS encoding arginine decarboxylase, with protein MNTKYSDLINQTYYFPQEEFKLNKDNLLFHNIDLMKLVEQYGTPLKFTYLPQISENINKAKAWFRKSMEKNKYDAKYYYCYCTKSSHFEYIMNEAFKNNIHIETSSAFDVNIVENLLENGKINKSTYVICNGFKRDEYITNIGRLINNGHKNTIPIIDNYEELDLLQAEIKGKFKIGIRIAAEEEPKFEFYTSRLGIGYKNIVSFYKKQIQENDKLELKMLHFFINTGINDTSYYWNELVKCIKVYIALKKECPTLDGLNIGGGFPIKNSLAFEYDYQYMIDEIINQIKIACDEAEVDVPNIFTEFGSFTVGESGGAIYQILYQKQQNDREKWNMIDSSFITTLPDTWAINKRFIMLAINRWNDTYERVLLGGLTCDSDDYYNSEQNMNAIYLPKYNKEKPLYIGFFNTGAYQETIGGYGGLHHCLIPQPKHILIDRDENGILATEVFSEQQTSDDVLKILGYKKKL; from the coding sequence ATGAATACAAAATATTCTGATCTAATAAACCAAACATACTACTTTCCGCAAGAGGAATTTAAACTAAACAAAGACAACTTATTGTTTCACAATATCGATTTGATGAAATTGGTTGAACAGTATGGTACGCCATTAAAGTTTACTTACCTTCCTCAGATTTCTGAAAACATCAACAAAGCAAAAGCTTGGTTCAGAAAATCTATGGAAAAGAACAAATACGACGCAAAATATTACTATTGTTATTGCACAAAAAGCTCTCATTTTGAATATATTATGAATGAAGCTTTCAAGAATAACATTCACATCGAGACGTCATCTGCTTTTGATGTTAATATTGTGGAGAATTTATTAGAAAATGGAAAAATCAACAAAAGCACGTATGTGATTTGTAATGGTTTTAAAAGAGACGAATACATTACTAACATAGGCAGGTTAATCAACAACGGACATAAAAACACTATTCCGATTATTGATAATTACGAAGAGTTAGATTTGCTTCAGGCAGAAATTAAAGGGAAATTCAAAATTGGAATCCGTATTGCTGCCGAGGAAGAGCCTAAATTTGAGTTCTATACTTCTCGTTTAGGTATTGGTTACAAAAACATCGTTTCTTTCTATAAAAAACAAATTCAGGAAAATGATAAACTAGAGCTGAAAATGCTTCACTTCTTTATCAATACCGGAATCAACGATACATCATATTATTGGAATGAGCTTGTAAAATGTATTAAAGTTTACATTGCGCTCAAAAAAGAATGTCCGACTTTGGACGGACTGAACATTGGCGGCGGTTTCCCTATTAAAAACTCACTTGCCTTTGAGTATGATTATCAATATATGATTGATGAAATTATCAATCAGATTAAAATTGCTTGTGATGAAGCTGAAGTTGATGTTCCAAATATTTTTACGGAATTTGGATCGTTTACTGTAGGCGAAAGCGGTGGTGCAATCTATCAGATTTTGTATCAAAAACAACAAAATGATAGAGAAAAATGGAATATGATCGATTCATCTTTCATTACCACTTTACCAGATACTTGGGCTATAAATAAACGTTTTATCATGCTGGCAATCAACCGCTGGAATGATACTTACGAGCGGGTACTGTTGGGAGGTCTGACTTGTGATAGTGACGACTATTACAACTCTGAGCAAAACATGAATGCAATTTACCTGCCTAAGTACAATAAAGAGAAGCCTTTATATATTGGTTTCTTTAATACTGGAGCTTATCAAGAAACAATTGGAGGATACGGAGGTCTGCACCACTGTTTGATTCCGCAGCCGAAACATATCTTGATTGACCGTGATGAAAATGGAATTCTGGCAACCGAAGTGTTCTCAGAACAACAGACTTCAGACGATGTTTTAAAGATCTTAGGCTACAAAAAAAAGTTGTAA
- a CDS encoding O-antigen ligase family protein, whose amino-acid sequence MIETVENIINETKGKNTFPSAIILCFIVSLLAIDFFPYFKSLEIINPQFFYLSLVNVLTAIYLYTNSSLISKDIISIFKKSYVLKLYSGFVFFCALSYFGAKNTSLVFTKITEIAIVFCLFVNLSILLKDKLNLIYKIAFIVSISAFFQAWQQLAQFVITPKNVAIIDLLDGMKGNTGNINILAASLTIKIPFILTAMLYYRNYKRLFLLIALFSVASVIFLTGARTPLINIFLLCLIYTAYILREYAFKKAAFIRISYLILPLLLAIIFSNSIFDKTRDNERYVSLENRVERINAEDASSKARLSYWKNALQMSHKYPFLGIGLGNYQIESIPYERTISNDLVVSLHAHNDFLEILAETGIINGLIYFSLFVCLLIVSVKNAIKSSNKESELRSILILMLLIVYGIDSLFNFPMYRPTMAIFFSLLLALSLLNNAKTLEARSISNSVIKIMIAVLIATSLITSFSAYEIYKASHLEYLIFLDDINMKDKGELSGDEVIKRMSAYPNVFNTSESFYEYAGIYYIREKQYDKALKCLSEANKINGYTGRVLFYKAVISRNKKDLDSAYFYSKQAFYLRPRNSDFYQASFNFAALRKDTLEMIKEHKLFNEYRPASQTWIDAAKALRASGYNYKNLLVFVNQGLEAFPKDSILTAMKNNLLISDYLIGGQNLEMQSDLNKALSSYEQILKIDSQNVYALQNIGFNYLKQGKTKNAISSLLKASQHPGLTDGKTEFFLGICYFKENDKANGLKYLNLSKDKGYPAAEQIITEIQNIKGVDQKALTKRKNDHLIAEYIAEGQKNEEQNKMREALLSYQKAEKIDPKNIYAAQNIGFYYLKTGQSKKAINYLLNALKSPGLNDGKTEYFLAICYIQQNDAANACKYLDASKSKNYSEAGQMIKKFCR is encoded by the coding sequence ATGATAGAAACCGTCGAAAATATAATAAATGAAACTAAAGGAAAAAACACATTTCCAAGCGCCATAATTCTGTGTTTTATAGTCTCTTTATTAGCAATTGATTTTTTTCCCTATTTTAAAAGTTTAGAAATCATTAATCCTCAGTTTTTCTATCTTTCGCTTGTTAATGTCTTGACAGCGATTTATTTGTATACGAATTCAAGTTTAATTTCTAAGGATATTATTTCAATTTTTAAGAAAAGTTATGTTTTAAAACTGTATTCTGGTTTTGTTTTTTTCTGTGCACTATCCTATTTTGGCGCTAAAAACACATCGCTAGTATTTACAAAAATTACAGAAATAGCAATTGTATTTTGCTTATTTGTAAACCTCTCTATTCTTCTTAAAGACAAATTAAATCTCATTTATAAAATAGCTTTCATTGTTTCCATTAGCGCTTTTTTTCAGGCCTGGCAACAATTGGCACAGTTTGTCATTACACCAAAAAACGTTGCAATAATCGACCTTTTGGACGGAATGAAAGGCAATACAGGAAACATAAACATTCTAGCGGCCAGTTTAACTATAAAAATCCCATTTATACTGACTGCAATGCTTTATTATAGGAATTACAAAAGACTTTTTCTTCTAATCGCGCTTTTTTCAGTTGCGTCAGTCATTTTTTTAACTGGAGCGAGAACACCTTTAATAAATATATTTTTATTGTGCTTAATTTATACAGCATATATACTTAGAGAATATGCTTTTAAAAAAGCCGCTTTCATCAGAATTTCCTATTTGATTTTACCGCTATTGCTTGCCATCATTTTTTCTAATTCAATATTCGATAAGACAAGAGATAATGAGCGATATGTTTCACTAGAAAATAGAGTTGAACGAATCAATGCTGAAGATGCTTCATCTAAAGCGCGTCTTTCGTACTGGAAAAATGCGCTCCAAATGAGTCATAAATATCCATTTTTAGGGATTGGTTTAGGCAATTATCAGATAGAATCAATTCCGTATGAAAGAACAATTTCGAATGATCTCGTTGTTTCCCTCCACGCACACAATGATTTTCTTGAAATTTTAGCAGAAACCGGAATTATCAATGGACTAATTTACTTTTCGCTTTTTGTTTGTCTTTTAATTGTCAGCGTGAAGAATGCAATTAAATCCAGCAATAAAGAATCTGAGTTGCGTTCTATTTTAATTTTAATGCTGCTTATTGTTTACGGAATAGATTCTCTGTTTAATTTCCCAATGTACAGGCCAACGATGGCTATCTTCTTCAGCCTTTTGCTTGCTCTTAGCTTGTTGAATAATGCTAAAACTTTGGAAGCAAGATCAATAAGTAATTCTGTAATTAAAATTATGATTGCAGTATTAATTGCAACATCATTAATAACCAGCTTTTCAGCATATGAAATTTACAAAGCTTCTCATTTAGAATATTTGATTTTTCTTGATGACATTAATATGAAAGATAAAGGAGAGCTAAGTGGCGATGAAGTCATTAAAAGAATGTCGGCGTATCCTAATGTTTTTAATACTTCGGAATCGTTTTATGAATATGCAGGAATTTATTATATCCGTGAAAAACAATATGATAAGGCGTTAAAATGCCTTTCAGAGGCTAATAAGATAAATGGCTACACAGGGCGAGTTTTGTTTTATAAAGCTGTAATTTCCAGAAATAAAAAAGATCTAGACAGTGCTTACTTTTACTCAAAGCAAGCCTTTTATTTACGCCCGCGAAATTCTGATTTTTATCAGGCTTCATTCAACTTTGCTGCTTTAAGAAAAGATACTTTGGAGATGATAAAAGAGCATAAATTATTTAACGAGTACAGACCAGCAAGTCAAACTTGGATTGATGCAGCTAAAGCCCTAAGAGCTTCGGGGTATAATTATAAAAATTTACTTGTTTTTGTGAATCAAGGATTGGAAGCTTTCCCTAAAGACAGCATATTAACAGCAATGAAAAATAATCTTTTAATAAGCGATTATCTTATTGGCGGGCAAAATCTAGAAATGCAATCTGATTTAAATAAAGCCTTGAGTTCGTACGAACAAATTTTAAAGATCGACTCTCAAAATGTTTATGCGTTGCAAAATATCGGTTTTAATTATTTGAAGCAGGGCAAAACCAAAAACGCAATCAGCAGTTTGCTGAAAGCATCGCAGCATCCGGGACTTACCGATGGAAAAACAGAGTTTTTTCTGGGCATTTGCTATTTTAAAGAAAATGATAAAGCAAATGGCTTAAAATACCTTAATTTATCAAAAGACAAGGGCTATCCTGCAGCAGAACAGATTATAACTGAAATCCAGAACATAAAAGGAGTCGATCAAAAGGCTCTAACAAAACGAAAAAATGATCATTTGATTGCTGAATATATTGCAGAAGGGCAAAAAAATGAAGAACAGAACAAAATGAGGGAGGCGCTTTTGTCTTACCAAAAAGCAGAAAAAATTGATCCTAAAAATATTTACGCGGCTCAAAATATTGGTTTCTATTATTTAAAAACGGGGCAATCCAAAAAAGCGATAAATTATTTATTGAATGCCTTAAAATCTCCAGGCTTAAATGATGGCAAAACAGAATATTTTTTAGCCATTTGTTACATTCAGCAGAATGATGCTGCTAATGCGTGCAAATATCTAGATGCATCAAAAAGCAAGAATTATTCTGAAGCGGGTCAAATGATCAAAAAATTCTGCCGATAA
- a CDS encoding deoxyhypusine synthase family protein, which translates to MKGPISQFIEKHYLHFNSASLVDAAKAYEQQLADGAKMLVSMAGAMSTAEIGKIFAEVIRQDKVHIISCTGANLEEDIMNLVAHSHYERVPNYRDLTPEDEWALLERGLNRVTDTCIPEHEAFRRLQKHIYKIWKDADDKGERYFPHEFMYKMLLSGVLEEYYEIDLKDSWMYAAAEKNLPIIVPGWEDSTMGNIFASYVIKGDLKASTMKSGIEYMTFLADWYSKNSSNGIGFFQIGGGIAGDFPICVVPMLYQDMEMHDVPFWSYFCQISDSTTSYGSYSGAVPNEKITWGKLDIKTPKFIIESDATIVAPLIFAYLLDL; encoded by the coding sequence ATGAAAGGACCAATCAGTCAGTTTATTGAGAAACATTATTTGCATTTTAACTCTGCTTCGTTAGTTGATGCTGCAAAAGCATACGAGCAGCAATTAGCTGATGGTGCGAAGATGCTGGTAAGTATGGCTGGCGCAATGAGTACTGCAGAAATTGGTAAAATTTTTGCCGAAGTAATCAGACAAGACAAAGTGCATATTATTTCATGTACTGGAGCAAATTTAGAAGAAGACATCATGAATTTAGTAGCTCATTCTCACTACGAGAGAGTTCCTAATTACCGTGATTTGACACCAGAAGACGAATGGGCTTTATTAGAAAGAGGATTAAATCGTGTTACAGACACTTGTATTCCTGAGCATGAAGCTTTCCGTCGTTTACAAAAACATATTTACAAAATTTGGAAAGATGCTGACGATAAAGGTGAGCGCTACTTCCCACACGAATTTATGTACAAAATGTTATTGTCTGGCGTTTTAGAAGAATACTACGAAATTGATCTAAAAGATAGCTGGATGTATGCAGCTGCAGAGAAAAATTTACCAATTATCGTTCCAGGATGGGAAGATAGCACAATGGGTAATATCTTTGCTTCATACGTAATTAAAGGAGATTTAAAAGCATCTACTATGAAATCTGGTATAGAATACATGACTTTTCTTGCGGATTGGTATTCTAAAAACAGTTCAAACGGAATTGGATTCTTCCAAATCGGTGGTGGTATTGCGGGTGACTTCCCTATCTGTGTAGTGCCAATGCTATACCAAGATATGGAAATGCACGATGTTCCATTTTGGAGCTATTTCTGCCAGATCTCAGATTCAACAACTAGTTATGGTTCTTACTCTGGGGCAGTTCCAAATGAGAAAATCACTTGGGGTAAATTAGACATCAAAACCCCAAAATTTATTATTGAATCGGATGCTACAATTGTAGCTCCGTTAATTTTTGCATACTTATTAGATTTATAA
- the aroB gene encoding 3-dehydroquinate synthase, which yields MKSIQANNYFVHFNQNAYTALNTHLRESKYSNIFIIVDDQTNEYCLSKFIPLLETDLAIEIIEFEAGEANKNVETCIEIWNILTELGADRKSLIINLGGGVVTDLGGFVASTFKRGVDFINIPTTLLSMVDASVGGKTGVDLGNLKNQIGVINVPQMVLIDTQYLETLPQSEMRSGLAEMLKHGLIYDAPYWRQFSDLKSIVFDELDQLIYRSVEIKNEIVIQDPTEKNIRKALNFGHTLGHAIEGYFLESEEKATLLHGEAIAVGMILESYISLQKGLISAEEYREIKAVIKDIYDDVIFDENDIDPILELLIHDKKNEYGLIQFALIEGIGKIKINQSVENKLILEAFEDYKS from the coding sequence ATGAAATCTATTCAAGCCAATAACTACTTTGTGCATTTTAATCAAAATGCATACACTGCTTTAAATACTCATTTAAGAGAAAGTAAATATTCTAATATTTTTATAATTGTTGATGATCAGACTAATGAATATTGTTTGTCTAAATTTATTCCGCTTTTGGAAACAGATTTGGCAATCGAAATCATAGAATTTGAAGCTGGTGAAGCAAATAAAAATGTCGAAACCTGCATTGAGATCTGGAATATATTGACAGAACTTGGAGCAGACAGAAAATCGCTTATTATTAATTTAGGTGGCGGTGTCGTAACAGACTTAGGAGGCTTTGTTGCTTCTACTTTTAAGAGAGGCGTAGATTTTATAAACATCCCTACTACTCTATTATCGATGGTTGATGCTTCTGTTGGAGGAAAAACAGGAGTTGATTTGGGAAATCTTAAAAACCAGATTGGAGTAATTAATGTGCCTCAAATGGTATTGATAGACACTCAGTATTTGGAAACTTTACCGCAAAGCGAAATGCGCTCTGGTTTGGCAGAAATGCTAAAACACGGTTTAATATATGATGCCCCGTATTGGAGACAGTTTTCAGATTTAAAGTCGATCGTTTTTGACGAATTAGATCAATTGATTTACCGTTCTGTTGAAATAAAAAATGAAATCGTTATTCAGGATCCAACAGAAAAGAATATTCGTAAAGCATTGAATTTCGGACATACTTTGGGACACGCCATTGAGGGGTACTTTTTGGAAAGCGAAGAAAAAGCAACTTTATTGCATGGAGAAGCTATTGCAGTAGGAATGATTTTAGAAAGTTATATCTCTCTTCAAAAAGGATTAATTTCTGCTGAAGAATACAGAGAAATCAAAGCTGTCATAAAAGACATTTATGATGATGTGATTTTTGACGAAAATGACATTGATCCGATCTTAGAATTGTTAATTCATGACAAAAAAAATGAATACGGTTTGATTCAATTTGCGTTAATTGAAGGAATCGGAAAAATAAAAATTAACCAATCCGTTGAAAATAAATTGATTCTAGAGGCGTTTGAAGATTATAAATCTTAA
- a CDS encoding proline dehydrogenase family protein — MEKIFDNTQVAFSLKSDTELDRAYFLFKMIDSEPLVRIGTAVTNFAIKAHLPVEGLIRATVFDHFCGGVNENDCLTVVDKMFTKGVSSVLDYSVEGKEEEEQFDAALEMTLRTVDFAKERLAIPFAVFKPTGLGRFELYEKLGEKQTLNPAEQAEWDRVVARFDKICSEAHKKDVALLIDGEESWMQDAADDLVTDMMRKYNKEKAIVFNTLQMYRWDRLDYLKKLHEVAKAEGFYIGMKLVRGAYMEKENKRAEEKGYVSPICVSKEATDVNYDNAVHYMLEHLDKMAIFAGTHNELSSYKLMEMMAEKGIAKNDSRIWFGQLYGMSDNISYNLAENGYNVAKYLPFGPVKDVMPYLIRRAEENTSVAGQTSRELSMIKAERNRRKGK, encoded by the coding sequence ATGGAAAAGATATTCGATAACACGCAGGTTGCATTTTCACTAAAGAGTGACACGGAACTTGATAGAGCTTATTTTCTTTTCAAAATGATTGACAGTGAGCCTTTAGTAAGAATAGGGACTGCTGTAACTAATTTTGCAATTAAAGCTCATTTACCAGTAGAAGGATTAATTCGAGCAACGGTTTTTGACCATTTTTGTGGTGGTGTAAACGAAAATGACTGTCTTACTGTGGTAGACAAAATGTTTACAAAAGGAGTTTCTTCTGTCTTGGACTATTCTGTTGAAGGAAAAGAAGAAGAGGAGCAATTTGATGCTGCTTTGGAAATGACTTTAAGAACAGTCGATTTTGCTAAAGAGCGATTAGCTATTCCGTTTGCCGTTTTCAAGCCAACAGGTTTAGGACGTTTTGAATTGTATGAAAAATTAGGAGAAAAACAAACTTTGAACCCAGCCGAGCAAGCAGAATGGGATAGAGTAGTGGCTCGTTTTGACAAAATATGCAGTGAAGCGCACAAAAAAGATGTTGCCTTATTAATTGATGGTGAGGAAAGCTGGATGCAGGATGCTGCCGATGATTTAGTTACCGATATGATGCGTAAATACAATAAAGAAAAAGCAATTGTATTTAACACTTTACAAATGTACCGTTGGGATCGTCTAGACTACTTGAAAAAACTTCACGAAGTTGCCAAAGCTGAAGGTTTCTATATCGGAATGAAATTGGTTCGTGGCGCTTACATGGAAAAAGAAAACAAAAGAGCGGAAGAAAAAGGTTATGTTTCTCCAATCTGCGTTTCTAAAGAAGCTACAGACGTGAACTACGATAATGCTGTACATTATATGTTGGAGCATCTTGATAAAATGGCCATTTTTGCTGGAACTCACAACGAATTGAGTTCATACAAATTAATGGAAATGATGGCTGAGAAAGGAATTGCTAAAAACGATTCTAGAATTTGGTTTGGACAGTTATATGGAATGAGCGACAATATTAGCTACAACTTAGCTGAAAACGGCTATAATGTTGCAAAATACTTGCCATTCGGACCTGTGAAAGATGTTATGCCATATTTAATTCGTCGCGCTGAAGAAAATACTTCTGTGGCTGGCCAAACAAGCCGTGAATTATCTATGATTAAAGCTGAACGTAACAGAAGAAAAGGGAAATAA
- the recQ gene encoding DNA helicase RecQ, whose product MTSEILHATLKENFGFEKFRPNQETIINTVLSGQDALAIMPTGGGKSICFQLPALILPGITIVISPLIALMKDQVDSLKTNGISACYINSTQSSQEQQYYIDNLKSNYFKLVYIAPESLSYLDMAFNELNISLIAIDEAHCISSWGHDFRPAYTNLGYLKSRFPSTPILALTATADKATRTDISKQLNLKHPKTFIASFDRKNLSLEVRPALDRVKQIIDFIENKPSESGIIYCLSRKTTEELAEKLKKNGIKTKAYHAGLDNETRAKTQDQFINDDCQVVCATIAFGMGIDKSNVRWVIHYNLPKNIEGYYQEIGRAGRDGLPAETILFESYADVIQLQKFASEGLNSDIQLAKLDRMKQYADAVSCRRKILLSYFGELVTENCGNCDICKNPPTFFDGTILAQKALSAIVRLKESEPLAVIVDFLRGSRNAYIYEKNYQELKTYGIGHDVSWYDWNQYLIQLINLGYCEIAFHQHNKILLTPFAKKVLFEGEKVKLTTVVKKAIDKSEVKEAKPKAGKNSLFETLRKLRYEIAQEEEVPAYVIFSDASLRQMEILRPMSDEDFLAVEGVGKAKLEKYGADFIKAIIEFERNKSVAKKEKKDNTYKKTLELFQNGVSVEEIAEQRDLSPTTIISHLAKLYVDGQDLDLSQFVSEDEILQIEKAQAELENPNALRPYFDYFEEKMSYDKIRFGLAFLERKNKKV is encoded by the coding sequence ATGACTTCAGAAATTTTACACGCGACATTAAAAGAAAATTTTGGTTTTGAAAAATTCAGACCCAATCAAGAAACTATAATCAATACCGTACTATCTGGACAAGATGCTTTGGCGATTATGCCTACTGGTGGCGGAAAATCGATATGTTTCCAGCTTCCCGCTTTAATCTTGCCTGGAATAACTATTGTGATATCGCCTTTGATTGCTTTAATGAAAGATCAAGTAGATAGTCTGAAGACAAACGGAATTTCTGCTTGTTATATCAATAGTACACAATCATCGCAAGAGCAGCAGTATTATATAGATAACTTAAAATCAAACTATTTTAAATTAGTTTACATAGCGCCAGAAAGTCTTTCTTATTTGGATATGGCTTTCAATGAATTGAATATTAGCTTAATAGCTATAGACGAAGCGCATTGTATTTCGTCTTGGGGACATGATTTCAGACCTGCTTATACCAATTTAGGCTATTTGAAAAGCCGCTTCCCTTCTACTCCAATCTTAGCATTGACTGCTACAGCCGATAAAGCAACACGAACAGATATCTCCAAACAACTGAATTTAAAGCATCCGAAAACCTTTATCGCTTCTTTTGACCGTAAAAATTTAAGTCTTGAAGTTCGTCCAGCTTTGGATCGTGTGAAACAAATAATTGATTTCATTGAAAATAAACCCAGCGAATCTGGAATAATCTACTGCTTGAGCCGTAAAACTACGGAAGAACTTGCAGAAAAGCTGAAGAAAAATGGCATTAAAACCAAGGCCTATCATGCTGGTTTAGACAATGAGACTCGTGCCAAAACGCAGGATCAATTCATAAATGATGACTGCCAAGTCGTTTGCGCAACAATCGCTTTTGGGATGGGAATCGACAAATCGAATGTTCGATGGGTAATTCATTACAATCTTCCAAAAAATATAGAAGGATATTATCAGGAAATTGGACGTGCCGGGCGTGATGGTCTTCCAGCTGAAACAATTTTATTTGAAAGTTATGCCGATGTGATCCAATTGCAGAAGTTTGCTTCAGAGGGGCTTAACTCCGATATTCAGCTGGCAAAATTGGATCGTATGAAACAATATGCAGATGCTGTGAGCTGTAGAAGAAAAATTTTGCTGTCCTATTTTGGCGAACTCGTAACTGAGAATTGCGGAAACTGCGATATTTGCAAAAATCCGCCAACTTTTTTCGATGGGACGATTCTCGCGCAAAAAGCTTTGTCTGCTATTGTGCGTTTGAAAGAATCTGAGCCTTTGGCTGTAATTGTCGATTTTTTGAGAGGTTCGAGAAACGCGTATATCTACGAAAAAAATTATCAAGAGCTAAAAACGTACGGAATTGGCCATGACGTTTCTTGGTATGACTGGAACCAATACCTTATTCAGCTTATAAATTTAGGATATTGCGAAATTGCTTTTCATCAGCATAATAAAATTCTGCTTACTCCTTTTGCAAAGAAAGTTTTGTTTGAAGGCGAAAAAGTTAAGCTGACAACAGTGGTTAAAAAAGCAATTGATAAAAGTGAAGTTAAAGAAGCAAAACCAAAAGCTGGTAAAAATTCTTTATTTGAAACACTTCGCAAATTACGTTATGAAATTGCTCAAGAAGAAGAAGTTCCTGCTTATGTTATTTTTAGCGATGCATCTCTTCGTCAAATGGAAATACTAAGACCAATGAGTGATGAAGATTTTCTTGCTGTTGAAGGTGTCGGAAAAGCAAAATTAGAAAAATACGGAGCAGATTTCATCAAAGCCATTATTGAGTTTGAAAGAAATAAATCTGTAGCCAAAAAAGAAAAAAAAGACAATACTTATAAAAAGACGCTGGAATTATTTCAGAATGGCGTTTCGGTTGAAGAAATAGCAGAACAGCGCGATTTAAGTCCAACTACAATCATTTCGCATTTGGCAAAATTATATGTTGACGGTCAAGATCTAGATTTAAGCCAGTTTGTTTCTGAAGATGAAATTCTTCAAATAGAAAAAGCCCAAGCAGAATTAGAAAATCCAAATGCATTAAGACCTTACTTTGATTATTTTGAAGAGAAAATGTCTTATGATAAAATTAGATTTGGTTTGGCTTTTTTGGAAAGAAAGAATAAAAAGGTCTAG
- a CDS encoding DNA primase, giving the protein MKRVIVDYAKLTNEILNLLVEKFPDGYDDSDVIRFRNAKNELVEAVEVRTEDTIYLVKISTKLADRIENYDEDDDLDVDVDAIAPVKGIDLDDDISDDDDDDDNHDKPDTDGGDDDDDDDDDDKADTDYDEEDEDDED; this is encoded by the coding sequence ATGAAAAGAGTTATAGTAGACTACGCCAAACTTACCAACGAAATTTTAAACCTTTTGGTTGAAAAATTTCCTGATGGTTATGATGATTCGGATGTAATCCGTTTTAGAAATGCTAAAAACGAATTGGTTGAAGCTGTTGAAGTTCGTACTGAAGATACAATTTACTTGGTAAAAATTAGTACAAAACTTGCTGACAGAATTGAAAACTACGATGAGGATGACGATTTAGATGTTGATGTAGATGCAATTGCACCAGTTAAAGGTATAGATCTTGATGATGATATAAGTGACGATGATGATGACGATGATAATCACGATAAGCCTGATACAGATGGTGGCGATGATGACGATGACGATGATGATGATGACAAAGCTGATACTGATTATGATGAAGAAGACGAAGATGATGAAGATTAA